TTTTAACCTCTGCGACTTGTGTTTTTGGGCATTTTCCactattatttttttctctTCTCCCCTTTtgctttttactttttttttagtagTAGCctcaccaacacacacactcacatgcactgaaacacacacactcacacacacacacgtgcggGGCGCGGATACGGATTTTCCTGCGTCACTTTTCAAGCGCTTTTCCTGCTGCAAATCTTGCGTGCCCGCTTTTAAATTATTGTTTAGGGCAAACTGATTACGTTTGGGCCACCACTGTTCTCCATTTCACAATCGCTGGCCAAATAATAATGCCTGTTTAGCGGAACTCGAAAATTTTCACGCATTCGGGCAGCCGATTTTCGGGGGCTTAATTTCACACGGTTCGATTGCGTGCGGGCACTCGATAAACGCACTGATTGCTGTCGAAAGATTCGCGCTTGCTTTTCAGCCGTCAATTGGCGTTGCAACGATGCGTTTATCCTGTTTATTTTGTACAAAAAACTTcgtaattattaaatttccacGAACAATAACAAGCACACAGTGGTagccatttttattttccagccGGTGTTGCCAGACGTTCGCGGCCCGAAATTTCCTAAATTTGCCGACATATTTGTGGTTACCAGGGCTGCGAAGTAGCCTATATTGGAAATTTGGCTCGGGCAGAGTTGTCAATTGTTtggaaattataattttatttaattggtgctaataaatttatatataatctGTATTAATAAACAGTTTATCATATCTTAACATGTTAAGCAAACATAGATTTTATGTAaacataattttaaaatgtttaatatcCATATTCCATTTAGAAATATTTTTCCTGCTTTAAACTGCAGATCCCAGCGAATCTCATAGCTCCAGATTCAAAAATTTACGCAGTTTTTACTTAACATATTTTTCTCTTAATTCTGCGTATTAAGCCTTGAAATCCTGCaattattaaatgaaatgatgCTGTCAAATTGTCTAAGAGaccttttaaatatttattttaattatttaattttcaagtACCTATCGATAATTTCGCGAATGCTGCCACCCTCTCCTAATGAACGATAGTATTGAATAGAAGTTGATTTAGGTTCCATCTCTATCTCAGATTCTGAATTTGCAAATGTGAGTACATAACAAGgtttttctttaaaaaaaacgATTCCAGGGGTTTTGAAActtaaaaaaagtaaataaatatcatACTAGTTGGCCATATCAACTCAATAAGTTGCTTGGGAGAATTCATTAGTTGCTACGCGTTTTATGCCAGCTGCCTTTGAGCACCTTACGTAACTACCGAGCAATATAATTGATTTTCGTGATTTTCATTCTTTTCAGCGACATGGCCAACACTCCAGCCACCTCCTCCGCCGGACCCGTGCTCCGTGGCCTCCACAACGCCACCATCAAGCGCAACCTGGCCGTTTCCCTGGGCCTGACCGCCCTGGTGACCATCGCCTACAAAATTCTGGTCAACGATCCCAAGAAGGCCGCCTACGCCGACTTCTACTCGTAAATATAGCTTAACTATGCCACATGGATCATCATCTGATCTGATTTATCCCTTATCCCTGCAGGAAGTACGATGCCAACAAGTCCTTCGAGCGCATGAAGGCCGCCGGTCGTTTCCAGTCCTGCTAGGCTATGTTAACCCACAAAACACAAGTAGTCTAAGTCAAATGATGTTGTTGAGCAAGAGTTGCGCTTCTGTATTGAAAACTAAATAGATTTCAGTCTACGTACGTGCACGAAGGCGTTTTAATTTGGAGCTATGTTGCATGGCAAATTATGATTAAATTCTTTATTATTTACTCGTATTTACAAACTTAGCCAAGTAATGcacaaaacaaacacacaaaactATAAGGCCGCACACACCGGACCACATCTAAAACCTAATGGCAAAGTCCTTGTAGTCCAGTCGGCTGAGATTGCCCTGGTTCCGGACCTCGCAGCGATCGATTTGGCAGCCGGGTGAGCCCTCAGTGGACAGCCAGGTGATCCTAAGAAGTAGATTTAATCAGGGAGTATTAGCGTGGAGTGTGTAAATTATTCGGGATTACCCACATCTTGTCCACCTCCTCCTTGGGCCCCTGCATCTTGCCCACAATGGTGCCCTGTTTGCTGTTCTTCACCCAGCCAGTGATTCCCGCCTTGGTGCAGCGATCGCGGGTGTCTTTCGTGAGATTCAGGCCTGCCGGTCGAAAAAAGCAATGGTATATGTTTTATATAGTCTCTAGTGCATGTGGAATGGGGCGTGAAACAAAGCCAAGGACAGTTTGGGGCCCCAAAGTAACTAGCTACTGAGGGTTTATTTTTAGGCATCCATCCGAGAGAGCTATGTTATGCTTGATTCCGGATTCCTATTCCCCTCGCAATCCCACCTTGTACATGTCCATAGAC
This genomic stretch from Drosophila mauritiana strain mau12 chromosome 2L, ASM438214v1, whole genome shotgun sequence harbors:
- the LOC117150704 gene encoding cytochrome c oxidase subunit 6C-1; the protein is MANTPATSSAGPVLRGLHNATIKRNLAVSLGLTALVTIAYKILVNDPKKAAYADFYSKYDANKSFERMKAAGRFQSC
- the LOC117150703 gene encoding acylphosphatase-2; this translates as MGIPDIRLLVTLDFEVYGHVQGLNLTKDTRDRCTKAGITGWVKNSKQGTIVGKMQGPKEEVDKMITWLSTEGSPGCQIDRCEVRNQGNLSRLDYKDFAIRF